The following proteins come from a genomic window of Columba livia isolate bColLiv1 breed racing homer chromosome 27, bColLiv1.pat.W.v2, whole genome shotgun sequence:
- the FAM32A gene encoding protein FAM32A — protein sequence MADYEAVQRGPLRLKGSGGALGAGKRKKKKAKEKAQMLEQIVSSKKQEEEKKRGLDKRTPAQVAYEKMQEKRQMERILKKASKTHKQRVEDFNRHLDTLTEHYDIPKVSWTK from the exons ATGGCGGACTACGAGGCGGTGCAGCGGGGGCCGCTGCGGCTGAAGGGCAGCGGGGGCGCCCTGGGGGCCGGCAAGCG gaagaagaagaaggcaAAGGAGAAGGCGCAGATGCTGGAGCAGATCGTGAGCAgcaagaagcaggaggaggagaagaagcgCGGGCTGGACAAGCGGACCCCGGCGCAGGTGGCCTACGAGAAGATGCAGGAGAAGCGG CAAATGGAGCGGATCCTGAAGAAAGCATCAAAAACCCATAAGCAGCGAGTGGAG GACTTCAACAGGCACTTGGACACTCTGACTGAGCACTACGACATTCCCAAAGTCAGCTGGACCAAGTGA